From the Nodularia sp. NIES-3585 genome, one window contains:
- a CDS encoding plasmid replication protein, CyRepA1 family translates to MYLHHLHSQHLEELVKSSSIDLHLAQLNFKSLQDASAYEYLLISEHLPRTNSGRVKNGWLQRYNHVTAGGWWCSGLDPLKNWQSMEWGCFKPNQPRINNNGKSIKYEHPPSTPTRVFCLRVTLKIWQQVSQRYNLAIPSSVNVNPHGEAEGFWQWVMQQNIPVIICEGVKKAAALLTQGYAAIAIPGITSGYRVVKDIFGKVTSRQLIPDLAAFGITKRPFYICFDFETQPRKIAAINNAISQLGSLFQEKKCPVKVIELPGIEKGVDELIVGKGASAFDKVYRQSADLEIYLAQSKPHTQLTIPASLTVNCPYLEEVCYPTTGLVGVKSAKGTGKTTALQTIVNQAKAINRPILLITHRIQLGRFLCKKIGIQWGFNYSESLMPADKALPIIDDAFKETKSFGLCVDSIWKLNPKDWQGAILILDEVEQSLWHLLNSNTCKHKRVKILKLFQQLISTVLTTGGLVIAQDADLSDVSLEYLQKLSGIKITPWVLLNQWKPQKGWNVTFYDSPNPTPLIHKLELDLIAGRKCYVTTDSRSGRYSCETIEGYLKERLEKLRQQFPKSLVISSRTTSTPGHAAVDFVGDINQKIPEYDTVFVTPSLGTGISIDVQHFDRVYGIFQGVIPDSEARQALARVRDDVPRIVWCAKRGIGLIGSGSTNYRLLSDWYQENQKENLALLSPLHKIDVDLPLVYDPIHLRTWAKLSARVNASIRLYRQSMQDGLIADGHQIWLRSNAVHNNIVRDLRLAFLATDAEDIKNRKRLVVEIVKVQKDWAEKRQKAKDIKCQIKEIKQQHQLLAATAVTTARDINYVEYEQLLKKHSLSETERHQIDKYTIRQRYGIPVTPELKLRDDKGYYFQLLIHYYLTHESEYFHVRDQQEWHQQLLWGDGQVFLPDLKTYTCKVEAMRALGMLQLLEQEIKFTEHHPDLLLLKDVASQHSKHIKRVLGIDLVRGKESISAIKILSRLLNLLGLKLKQKDETYQIDADTFYDGREQIFTIWHQRDELMLAGINNFEGRTANNYPKSKVESGKNKYVGVNN, encoded by the coding sequence ATGTATCTGCACCATTTACACAGCCAACACCTTGAGGAATTAGTCAAGAGTAGTAGTATAGATTTACACTTAGCACAACTAAACTTTAAATCTCTTCAAGACGCATCAGCCTATGAGTATCTGTTAATTTCTGAACATCTTCCCCGTACTAACAGTGGTAGGGTGAAAAATGGTTGGTTACAGCGCTATAATCATGTCACCGCAGGCGGTTGGTGGTGTTCTGGTCTAGACCCGTTAAAAAATTGGCAATCAATGGAATGGGGATGTTTTAAACCAAACCAACCCCGAATCAATAACAATGGCAAATCCATCAAGTACGAACATCCACCCAGCACACCAACACGGGTATTTTGTCTGCGGGTAACACTAAAAATTTGGCAGCAAGTCTCTCAACGGTATAATCTAGCTATACCCAGCAGTGTCAACGTTAATCCCCATGGAGAAGCAGAGGGATTTTGGCAATGGGTAATGCAACAAAACATACCAGTAATTATCTGCGAAGGTGTGAAGAAAGCAGCAGCATTATTAACACAAGGATACGCTGCGATCGCCATTCCTGGAATTACCAGTGGTTATCGGGTTGTTAAAGATATCTTTGGTAAAGTCACAAGTCGCCAACTGATTCCCGACTTAGCAGCATTTGGAATCACAAAACGCCCCTTTTATATTTGCTTTGACTTTGAAACTCAACCGAGAAAAATTGCTGCTATCAATAACGCCATTTCCCAGCTAGGTAGTTTATTCCAAGAAAAAAAATGCCCTGTCAAAGTTATTGAACTTCCAGGAATAGAAAAAGGTGTTGATGAGTTAATTGTTGGTAAAGGCGCAAGTGCTTTCGATAAAGTTTATCGCCAAAGTGCTGATTTAGAGATTTATTTAGCCCAAAGTAAACCCCATACTCAATTAACTATTCCAGCTTCACTTACAGTCAACTGTCCTTACTTAGAAGAAGTATGTTATCCCACTACGGGATTAGTGGGAGTAAAATCAGCCAAAGGCACAGGAAAAACTACAGCATTACAAACCATTGTTAACCAGGCAAAAGCTATCAATCGACCTATATTATTAATTACACACAGAATTCAATTAGGTCGGTTTTTGTGTAAAAAAATTGGGATTCAATGGGGATTTAACTATAGTGAAAGTTTAATGCCAGCAGATAAAGCTTTACCTATTATTGACGATGCATTTAAAGAAACGAAATCTTTCGGTTTATGTGTTGATTCTATATGGAAACTCAACCCTAAAGATTGGCAAGGGGCAATATTAATTCTCGATGAAGTAGAACAATCTTTGTGGCATCTACTCAACAGTAATACTTGTAAACATAAACGAGTTAAAATCTTAAAACTATTTCAACAGCTAATTTCTACAGTTTTAACAACAGGGGGGTTAGTAATTGCTCAAGATGCGGATTTATCAGATGTATCTTTAGAATATTTGCAAAAATTATCAGGAATTAAAATAACGCCTTGGGTGCTGTTAAATCAATGGAAACCGCAGAAAGGCTGGAATGTCACTTTCTATGATTCTCCTAACCCCACACCGTTGATTCATAAACTAGAATTAGATTTAATAGCAGGACGTAAATGTTACGTTACTACAGATAGTCGCTCTGGACGTTATAGTTGTGAAACAATTGAAGGCTACCTCAAAGAGCGTTTAGAAAAATTACGACAGCAATTTCCCAAATCATTGGTTATTAGTAGTCGCACAACCAGCACACCTGGTCATGCAGCAGTTGATTTTGTTGGAGATATTAATCAAAAAATTCCTGAATACGATACCGTTTTTGTTACTCCTAGCCTTGGGACAGGAATTAGTATTGATGTCCAACACTTCGACCGAGTTTATGGCATTTTTCAAGGGGTAATTCCTGACTCAGAAGCACGACAAGCATTAGCCAGAGTCCGAGATGATGTCCCTCGTATTGTCTGGTGTGCCAAGCGCGGAATAGGCTTAATTGGCAGTGGGAGTACAAATTATCGATTGCTATCTGATTGGTATCAAGAAAATCAAAAAGAAAACTTAGCCTTGCTGAGTCCGTTACATAAAATAGATGTAGATTTGCCATTAGTTTATGACCCGATACATTTACGGACTTGGGCAAAATTATCTGCTAGGGTAAACGCTTCGATTCGTCTCTATCGCCAATCAATGCAAGATGGTTTAATAGCAGATGGACATCAAATTTGGTTGCGAAGTAATGCCGTTCACAATAATATTGTGAGAGATTTACGCCTAGCATTTTTGGCAACAGATGCTGAAGACATAAAAAACCGCAAAAGGTTAGTTGTAGAAATAGTTAAAGTGCAAAAAGATTGGGCTGAAAAGCGCCAGAAAGCTAAAGACATTAAATGCCAAATTAAAGAAATTAAGCAGCAACATCAATTATTAGCCGCGACTGCTGTAACCACAGCACGAGATATTAATTATGTAGAATATGAGCAACTATTAAAGAAACATTCTCTATCAGAAACAGAACGTCATCAAATTGATAAATATACTATCAGACAAAGATATGGTATTCCGGTTACTCCTGAATTAAAGTTGCGAGATGATAAAGGATACTATTTTCAATTACTGATTCACTATTATCTTACACATGAAAGCGAGTATTTTCATGTCAGAGATCAGCAAGAGTGGCATCAACAATTATTGTGGGGTGATGGTCAAGTTTTTCTGCCAGATTTAAAAACTTATACCTGCAAAGTTGAAGCTATGCGGGCGTTAGGAATGCTGCAATTATTAGAACAAGAAATAAAATTTACAGAACATCATCCTGATTTACTTTTGCTTAAAGATGTTGCTTCTCAGCATAGTAAACACATTAAAAGAGTGCTAGGTATTGATTTAGTCAGGGGAAAAGAAAGTATTTCAGCGATAAAAATACTCAGCCGACTATTAAATTTATTAGGGTTGAAACTAAAACAAAAAGATGAAACTTATCAAATAGATGCAGATACATTCTATGATGGGAGGGAGCAAATATTTACCATTTGGCATCAACGGGATGAATTAATGTTGGCTGGAATCAATAATTTTGAGGGTAGAACGGCTAATAATTATCCAAAATCAAAGGTTGAGTCTGGGAAAAATAAATATGTCGGGGTAAACAATTAA
- the dusB gene encoding tRNA dihydrouridine synthase DusB: MLTLSPTLKAKLSQPLKIGSFEVKSRVLQSPLSGVTDMVFRRLVRRYAPDSMLYTEMVNATGLHYVKELPKIMEVDPRERPISIQLFDCRPDFLAEAAIKAVAEGADTIDINMGCPVNKITKNGGGSSLLRQPEVAEAIVREVVKAVNVPVTVKTRIGWNDQEITILDFAKRMEDAGAQMITVHGRTRAQGYNGNARWEWITRVKEVLSIPVIGNGDIFSVEAAVRCLEETGADGVMCSRGTLGYPFLVGEIDHFLKTGEMLPSPSSIQLLECAKDHLQALWEYKGDRGVRQARKHMTWYAKGFVGAAELRGQLSVIETVQQGLDLIDRGIEQLNHSYEPMEEATNFQFA; the protein is encoded by the coding sequence ATGCTTACACTATCTCCTACTTTAAAAGCTAAACTCTCTCAGCCCCTGAAAATCGGCTCCTTTGAGGTAAAAAGTCGAGTTCTTCAGTCGCCTTTATCTGGTGTGACAGATATGGTGTTTCGTCGTCTGGTGCGTCGCTATGCGCCAGATTCGATGTTGTATACAGAAATGGTAAATGCTACGGGGTTGCACTATGTGAAAGAGTTACCCAAAATTATGGAGGTAGACCCCAGGGAACGACCAATCAGTATTCAGTTGTTTGATTGTCGCCCGGATTTTTTGGCAGAAGCAGCAATTAAGGCTGTTGCCGAAGGTGCTGATACTATTGATATTAATATGGGGTGTCCGGTAAATAAAATTACTAAAAACGGTGGCGGTTCATCTTTATTACGTCAACCAGAAGTTGCTGAAGCGATTGTGCGGGAGGTAGTGAAAGCTGTTAATGTCCCAGTTACGGTAAAAACCCGCATTGGCTGGAATGATCAGGAAATCACGATTCTTGATTTTGCCAAGCGGATGGAAGATGCTGGGGCGCAAATGATTACAGTGCATGGACGCACCCGCGCTCAAGGGTACAATGGTAATGCCCGATGGGAATGGATTACCCGTGTCAAAGAAGTGCTTTCTATTCCGGTGATTGGGAATGGTGATATTTTTTCAGTGGAAGCTGCTGTGAGATGTTTGGAAGAAACTGGTGCTGATGGGGTGATGTGTTCTCGTGGGACTTTGGGTTATCCCTTTTTGGTAGGAGAAATTGATCACTTCTTGAAAACAGGGGAAATGTTACCGTCACCAAGTTCAATTCAGCTTTTGGAATGTGCCAAGGATCATTTACAGGCACTATGGGAATATAAAGGCGATCGCGGTGTCCGTCAAGCCCGTAAGCACATGACTTGGTACGCGAAAGGTTTTGTCGGTGCGGCTGAGTTGCGGGGACAGCTAAGTGTAATTGAAACAGTGCAGCAAGGGTTAGATTTAATTGACCGGGGAATTGAACAGTTAAATCATAGTTATGAACCAATGGAAGAAGCAACCAATTTTCAATTTGCCTAA
- a CDS encoding Rpn family recombination-promoting nuclease/putative transposase, producing MKTDSIFYRLFQELPSIFFELIGNSPQVAETYTFSSIEIKQTAFRIDGVFLPREGEQNPIYFVEVQFQNDPEIYSRLFSEIYLYLRQNQPKNLWRGVVVYPTRSLDISDINNYSEFFTSQRVTRIYLDELGETLSLPIGIATIKLIVENKDTAIVTARELIDRSQQEINPAPKRQQLLQLIETILVYKFPTMSRKEIEEMFGLSDLKQTRVYQEAKEEGKQEGLQEGLQEGLQEGLQEGSLKAKLAAVSRLLALGLTVEQIAQALELNVEQVRQAAQED from the coding sequence GTGAAAACCGACAGTATTTTTTATCGCCTTTTTCAAGAATTGCCCAGTATCTTTTTTGAATTAATTGGGAACTCCCCCCAGGTTGCTGAGACTTACACATTTTCTTCCATAGAAATTAAGCAAACGGCATTTCGTATAGATGGCGTTTTTCTACCAAGAGAAGGCGAACAAAATCCCATTTACTTTGTTGAGGTTCAGTTTCAAAATGATCCGGAAATTTATTCGCGCCTGTTTTCCGAAATCTATTTATATTTGCGGCAAAATCAACCTAAAAACTTATGGCGAGGAGTAGTAGTTTATCCTACGCGCAGCCTCGACATTTCAGACATCAATAATTACAGCGAGTTTTTCACCAGCCAGCGTGTTACCCGCATTTATCTGGATGAATTAGGGGAAACATTATCATTGCCCATTGGGATTGCTACTATTAAATTAATAGTCGAGAATAAAGATACAGCAATTGTCACCGCGAGGGAATTAATAGACAGAAGCCAGCAAGAGATTAACCCTGCACCAAAACGGCAGCAGTTACTACAATTAATAGAGACAATCTTGGTTTACAAATTTCCCACAATGAGTCGAAAGGAGATTGAAGAGATGTTTGGTTTAAGCGATTTGAAGCAGACACGAGTTTATCAAGAAGCTAAAGAAGAAGGGAAGCAAGAAGGCTTACAAGAAGGCTTACAAGAAGGCTTACAGGAAGGCTTACAGGAAGGAAGTTTAAAAGCGAAATTAGCAGCAGTATCTCGATTATTAGCGTTGGGTTTGACGGTTGAACAAATTGCCCAGGCGTTAGAGTTGAATGTTGAACAAGTTAGACAAGCTGCACAAGAGGATTAA
- the dnaK gene encoding molecular chaperone DnaK yields MAKVVGIDLGTTNSCVAVMEGGKPTVIANAEGFRTTPSVVAFAKNGDNLVGQIAKRQGVMNPENTFYSVKRFLGRRYDEVGNESTEVSYKVLSSNGNVKLDCPIVGKPFAPEEISAKVLRKLVEDASKYLGETVTQAVITVPAYFNDSQRQATKDAGKIAGIEVLRIINEPTAASLAYGFDKKSNETILVFDLGGGTFDVSILEVGDGVFEVLATSGDTHLGGDDFDKKIVDYFAEQFRKDEGIDLRQDKQALQRLTEAAEKAKIELSSVSQAEINLPFITATQDGPKHLDTTLTRAKFEELCSDLIDRCRIPVENAIRDAKLSRADINEVVLVGGSTRIPAVQQVVKQVLGKDPNQSVNPDEVVAVGAAIQAGVLAGDVTGILLLDVSPLSLGVETLGGVMTKIIPRNTTIPTKKSEVFSTAVDGQTNVEIHVLQGEREFSNDNKSLGTFRLDGIPPAPRGVPQIEVTFDIDANGILNVTAKDKGTGKEQSISITGASTLDKSDVDRMVQEAEQNASSDKERRERIERKNQADSLAYQAEKQLQELGDKVPEADKTKVEGLVKDIREAVAKEDDEQIKKLTPELQQALFAVGSNIYQQAGGDAAAPGAAPQDGGPTPPGSGDDVIDADFTESK; encoded by the coding sequence ATGGCAAAAGTTGTTGGAATTGACTTAGGTACGACGAACTCTTGCGTAGCAGTTATGGAAGGTGGTAAACCCACCGTTATTGCTAACGCGGAAGGTTTTCGGACAACACCATCAGTAGTGGCATTTGCCAAAAATGGCGATAACTTAGTTGGTCAAATTGCCAAGCGCCAGGGCGTGATGAACCCTGAAAATACTTTTTACTCTGTGAAACGGTTTCTGGGACGACGCTACGACGAAGTTGGTAACGAGTCTACGGAAGTTTCTTACAAAGTCTTGAGCAGCAACGGCAATGTTAAACTAGATTGTCCGATAGTTGGTAAACCGTTTGCCCCGGAAGAAATTTCTGCAAAAGTTCTTCGCAAACTCGTTGAAGATGCCAGCAAATATCTTGGTGAAACTGTTACCCAAGCTGTAATCACTGTTCCAGCATACTTTAATGACTCCCAGCGACAAGCTACAAAAGACGCTGGTAAGATAGCAGGTATCGAAGTTCTGCGGATTATCAACGAACCTACCGCCGCTTCTCTAGCTTATGGTTTTGATAAGAAGAGTAACGAAACCATCTTGGTATTTGACCTTGGTGGTGGTACTTTTGACGTATCCATCTTAGAAGTAGGTGATGGAGTGTTTGAAGTGCTAGCTACTTCTGGTGATACTCACCTGGGTGGTGACGACTTCGATAAGAAAATCGTTGATTACTTTGCAGAACAATTTAGAAAAGACGAAGGCATTGACCTGCGTCAAGATAAGCAGGCTTTACAACGTTTGACTGAAGCCGCAGAAAAAGCCAAAATTGAGCTTTCTAGCGTTTCTCAAGCGGAAATTAACTTGCCATTTATCACCGCTACCCAGGATGGCCCCAAGCACCTGGATACAACTTTAACCCGTGCTAAGTTTGAAGAACTCTGCTCGGACTTAATCGACCGTTGCCGCATTCCTGTGGAAAACGCGATTCGTGACGCTAAATTAAGCAGAGCCGATATTAATGAAGTTGTACTAGTTGGTGGTTCTACCCGTATTCCTGCCGTGCAACAGGTAGTGAAGCAGGTATTAGGTAAAGACCCCAACCAAAGCGTTAACCCTGATGAAGTAGTGGCAGTTGGTGCGGCTATTCAAGCAGGTGTGTTAGCGGGTGATGTCACAGGCATCTTACTATTAGATGTGTCTCCACTGTCTTTGGGTGTAGAAACCTTGGGCGGCGTGATGACTAAAATTATCCCCCGGAATACTACAATCCCCACGAAGAAATCGGAAGTTTTCTCTACAGCGGTGGATGGACAAACCAATGTGGAAATTCATGTTCTGCAAGGTGAACGGGAGTTCTCAAATGATAACAAGAGCTTAGGAACCTTCAGACTTGATGGTATTCCTCCCGCACCACGTGGTGTACCACAAATTGAAGTTACCTTTGATATTGATGCCAACGGTATCCTCAACGTTACCGCTAAGGACAAAGGCACTGGTAAGGAACAGTCTATCAGCATTACTGGCGCGTCTACTTTGGATAAATCCGACGTTGACCGCATGGTACAAGAAGCTGAACAAAATGCTTCTTCTGACAAAGAACGTCGAGAACGAATTGAACGCAAGAACCAAGCGGACTCTTTGGCGTACCAAGCCGAGAAGCAGCTGCAAGAATTAGGTGATAAAGTTCCTGAAGCTGACAAGACGAAGGTGGAAGGTTTGGTGAAAGATATACGTGAAGCTGTCGCAAAAGAAGACGATGAGCAGATCAAGAAGCTGACACCAGAATTACAACAAGCATTGTTCGCGGTTGGTAGCAATATTTATCAGCAAGCAGGTGGTGATGCGGCGGCTCCTGGTGCTGCACCTCAAGATGGTGGACCTACTCCTCCTGGTAGCGGTGATGATGTGATTGACGCTGATTTCACTGAAAGTAAGTAG
- a CDS encoding UvrD-helicase domain-containing protein, producing the protein MYQLSLFAPQPIDNAREWRKKFKFEFPWNKYQLNLFEEAERGISNIAVEAVAGSGKTSSIRGLIAALPTKSKIAVMAFNRHIADKLKNDPVIPRNRVRINTAHGFGYSLLRRFFQGYSLNLVENKYYQIAKEQATKIINLRSHYDYDQNLLPPDTVESDWICLPPFFNESDPQGRAEVKQFIRFIREVAQYAMKTLTPLNLDDLWRMIQYFAIEYPASENAIIWGIKGAIEAIDIGEQQARDTGRISYEEMLYLPCRWKLEPAKKDWIIIDEAQDASPAQIALYKSYVDQGAKIIYIGDRRQAIQGFAGSDAYSWQNLETTFKPKSLPLSVCYRCPSSHLLLARCIVSQIEAAPGADKGEVKIIAYDVLLNSVKPGELIICRLTEPLIKTCLKLIAAGTQATIRGRKIGENLTSLATKALGGVNWPSSFSINLHKYLAPQMQHLLEEGLEQEAELLNDRWESLTYLFKEFGAQCPTFEMFCQKIESLFSDTDTKGLAILSTIHRAKGDEADVVWLLGSNLLPFTYKCTQAWQEEQEINLTYVALTRAKKSLHLVPYSNQLSKQELDRLLFHPLGGLRLPEGNAVGKNASEIS; encoded by the coding sequence ATGTACCAACTATCTTTATTTGCCCCTCAACCTATTGATAACGCAAGAGAGTGGCGCAAGAAATTCAAATTTGAGTTCCCTTGGAATAAATACCAATTAAATTTGTTTGAGGAAGCTGAAAGGGGTATTAGCAATATCGCTGTTGAAGCTGTTGCTGGTTCAGGGAAAACTTCCTCCATTCGGGGGTTAATTGCCGCACTACCAACCAAAAGTAAAATAGCAGTGATGGCATTTAATCGTCATATAGCTGATAAGCTTAAAAATGATCCTGTAATTCCTCGTAATCGAGTTAGGATCAACACTGCTCATGGTTTTGGCTACTCTCTACTGAGGCGCTTTTTTCAGGGCTATTCACTAAACTTAGTCGAAAATAAATATTATCAAATTGCTAAGGAGCAAGCCACCAAGATTATCAACCTCCGTAGCCATTATGACTATGATCAGAACCTTTTACCCCCTGATACAGTAGAAAGCGATTGGATATGTCTACCACCATTCTTTAATGAATCAGACCCGCAAGGTAGGGCAGAAGTTAAGCAATTCATTCGCTTTATTCGAGAAGTTGCACAATACGCCATGAAAACCTTAACTCCTTTAAACCTGGATGATCTGTGGCGAATGATTCAATATTTTGCGATAGAATATCCGGCATCAGAAAACGCAATTATTTGGGGTATTAAAGGGGCAATAGAAGCGATTGACATTGGTGAGCAACAGGCAAGGGATACAGGTAGAATAAGCTACGAAGAAATGTTATATCTGCCTTGCAGATGGAAACTTGAACCTGCTAAAAAAGACTGGATAATTATAGACGAAGCTCAAGATGCTTCTCCTGCCCAAATTGCTCTTTACAAAAGTTATGTTGACCAAGGTGCAAAAATAATTTACATAGGAGATCGCAGACAAGCAATTCAAGGTTTTGCCGGTAGCGATGCTTATAGTTGGCAGAATTTAGAGACAACATTTAAGCCAAAATCATTACCCTTATCAGTTTGTTACAGATGCCCATCCAGTCATTTGCTGCTAGCACGTTGTATAGTTTCGCAGATTGAAGCGGCACCAGGGGCAGATAAAGGAGAAGTTAAAATAATTGCTTATGATGTACTACTTAACTCTGTCAAACCAGGGGAATTGATTATTTGTCGCCTGACTGAGCCATTAATCAAGACTTGTTTAAAGTTAATAGCTGCTGGTACACAAGCAACCATCCGAGGACGGAAAATTGGCGAGAATTTAACTTCGCTAGCAACCAAGGCGCTTGGGGGAGTCAACTGGCCTAGTTCTTTCTCCATAAACCTACATAAATACTTAGCCCCGCAAATGCAGCATTTATTAGAGGAAGGGTTGGAGCAAGAGGCAGAACTACTTAATGATCGATGGGAAAGTCTTACCTACCTCTTTAAAGAATTTGGCGCACAATGTCCTACTTTTGAGATGTTCTGCCAGAAAATAGAAAGTTTGTTTTCTGATACAGATACAAAGGGTTTAGCGATACTCAGCACCATTCACCGGGCTAAGGGAGATGAAGCAGATGTTGTTTGGCTTTTGGGGTCAAACTTATTACCCTTTACTTACAAATGTACTCAAGCATGGCAAGAGGAACAGGAAATTAACCTAACCTATGTTGCTTTGACTAGAGCTAAGAAGTCATTACACTTAGTTCCCTACTCCAACCAGCTATCTAAACAGGAGTTAGACCGTTTATTGTTTCATCCACTTGGAGGTTTGAGGCTACCAGAGGGAAATGCCGTAGGGAAGAATGCGAGTGAGATCAGCTAG
- a CDS encoding acetoacetate decarboxylase family protein, with the protein MPYPSAPWILKGDAIQTLNLVSVNQVKPLVPPELDIISVWPEKTLGGVYLSKYGSGSVLEYNELIVAPAAVIYQGKIGVWVSHIYVDNADSVAGGREIWGLPKELADFSWEEKRVTVRQGDRLLCTLNYNQQSLGWRQRLGAASFSTMGLNLLTFDFEFEARLGLVGSKLEVAADSPFAGIGLSQPFATVGFEQMTLRVDAPKVVG; encoded by the coding sequence ATGCCTTACCCTTCAGCCCCTTGGATTCTTAAAGGTGATGCTATTCAAACTCTGAATTTGGTGAGTGTTAACCAAGTAAAACCGCTTGTGCCGCCAGAGTTAGATATTATTTCTGTATGGCCTGAAAAAACTCTTGGTGGTGTGTATTTATCCAAATATGGCTCAGGTTCGGTGCTGGAGTACAATGAGTTAATTGTTGCCCCGGCTGCGGTGATTTATCAAGGTAAAATCGGTGTTTGGGTATCCCACATTTATGTCGATAATGCGGATTCTGTGGCTGGTGGTCGGGAAATTTGGGGACTACCCAAGGAACTCGCTGATTTTAGCTGGGAAGAAAAACGTGTTACTGTCCGTCAAGGCGATCGCCTACTATGTACTCTCAACTATAATCAACAAAGTCTAGGATGGCGACAACGGTTAGGCGCTGCTAGTTTCAGTACAATGGGTCTGAATTTGCTCACATTTGACTTTGAATTTGAGGCTCGTTTGGGTTTGGTGGGTTCCAAGCTAGAAGTTGCTGCTGACAGTCCTTTTGCTGGGATAGGGTTAAGTCAGCCTTTTGCAACTGTGGGTTTTGAGCAAATGACTTTACGGGTGGATGCGCCGAAAGTTGTAGGATAG
- a CDS encoding helix-turn-helix domain-containing protein encodes MPYTIPNNNCVGCDNCRPQCPTGAIKIENDEYWIDPGLCNNCEGYYPEPQCVIVCPTSSPIPWQAKKGRCKLEPRDPASPDLFANGQNNPFASAIVIWEACNVLAQRTSLNWEINQEGYLSYGRKVKQGRGAIAFHLQDPFPVNAHASNSITELAAIAALDIRSACIHLMFAAYATSLEQPWQQEFAIDERQIEKYLGLEKRKDLSKNAKLALMKNIVQQACSLMISIDWPQQGRIPGFSVTGSRLWHLINIQHHFQEDDLGCKYLVGLTFKVKAGVWAQYFLNKQACKERTAFYQYGSLPKTLLTTVMSIWQQHEGAVRLMLWLLFKTKMGKEQRITIPTLLRIGYGEEKVTLASRQREERKRLLRTFESDLEVLNHHGIKPVFDPVSYPLEIQPLWAKLMGIPEDPEEALEFWINDGGGNNRLTDSGPRGKWNLLMNARILSFELPPEWEQRTSESQKKPRRTVKSRRKTKVTSDLPGEQILEARKNLQLSQRELAKLTGKSQSWIRDVENGRLKVKLEDQALLRKVLNID; translated from the coding sequence ATGCCTTATACAATTCCTAACAACAATTGCGTGGGATGTGACAACTGCCGCCCCCAATGTCCTACGGGTGCAATAAAAATAGAAAACGATGAATACTGGATCGATCCTGGTCTTTGTAATAACTGTGAGGGCTATTATCCTGAACCACAATGTGTCATAGTTTGTCCAACTAGTTCGCCCATACCTTGGCAAGCCAAAAAAGGCAGATGTAAACTTGAACCCAGAGATCCAGCTAGCCCGGACTTATTTGCTAATGGTCAAAATAATCCCTTTGCTTCGGCGATTGTAATTTGGGAAGCTTGCAACGTCTTGGCACAACGTACATCTCTGAATTGGGAAATCAATCAAGAAGGTTACCTATCTTATGGCAGAAAAGTCAAACAAGGACGGGGTGCGATCGCCTTCCATCTTCAAGATCCATTTCCAGTCAACGCTCACGCCAGCAACAGTATAACTGAGTTAGCCGCAATTGCAGCACTTGATATTAGATCAGCTTGCATTCATCTCATGTTTGCTGCCTACGCTACCTCCTTAGAGCAACCTTGGCAACAGGAATTTGCCATTGACGAACGCCAAATTGAGAAGTATTTAGGCTTAGAGAAGCGCAAGGACTTAAGCAAAAATGCCAAGCTAGCTTTAATGAAAAATATTGTCCAGCAAGCTTGTTCATTAATGATTTCTATTGACTGGCCTCAACAAGGTCGTATTCCCGGATTTTCAGTTACAGGTAGCCGTTTATGGCACTTAATCAATATTCAGCATCACTTTCAAGAAGATGATTTGGGGTGCAAATATTTAGTCGGATTAACTTTTAAAGTAAAAGCCGGAGTATGGGCGCAGTATTTCTTAAATAAACAAGCGTGTAAAGAGCGAACTGCATTTTATCAATATGGCAGTTTACCCAAAACGCTATTAACGACTGTTATGAGCATTTGGCAGCAGCATGAAGGAGCAGTACGATTGATGCTGTGGTTGCTGTTTAAAACCAAAATGGGCAAAGAACAACGCATTACTATTCCTACATTATTACGCATTGGTTACGGGGAAGAAAAAGTTACCCTTGCCTCTAGACAACGGGAAGAGCGTAAGCGTTTACTAAGAACTTTTGAAAGTGATTTAGAAGTTCTCAATCATCATGGAATTAAACCCGTTTTTGACCCAGTAAGTTACCCATTAGAAATTCAACCTTTGTGGGCGAAGTTGATGGGTATTCCCGAAGATCCAGAGGAAGCTTTAGAATTTTGGATTAATGACGGTGGTGGTAATAATCGCCTCACAGATTCCGGCCCCCGTGGTAAGTGGAATCTGTTAATGAATGCGCGAATTCTATCTTTTGAACTACCGCCAGAATGGGAACAACGCACTTCAGAATCGCAGAAAAAGCCCCGGCGAACTGTGAAGAGTAGAAGAAAAACTAAAGTCACCAGCGATTTACCTGGAGAACAGATTTTAGAGGCGCGGAAAAACTTGCAGCTATCCCAGAGGGAGTTGGCAAAGTTAACAGGTAAAAGTCAAAGTTGGATTCGCGATGTAGAAAATGGTCGTTTGAAAGTTAAATTAGAAGATCAGGCACTGTTACGGAAAGTGCTAAATATTGATTAA